From Streptomyces chrestomyceticus JCM 4735, one genomic window encodes:
- a CDS encoding aldo/keto reductase, which produces MRHRKLGQGLEVSALGLGCMGMSFFYGQPQDTAEMTKLLRAAVDRGVTFFDTAEVYGPFTNEDLVGRALAPVRDQVVIATKFGIKHGEHGPTPMSGVDSRPEQIRRVTEASLKRLRTDSIDLLYQHRVDPDVPIEDVAGTVKELIAEGKVKHFGLSEAGAATIRRAHAVQPVTALQSEYSLWMREHETDIIPTLEELGIGLVPYSPLGKGLLTGKIDSSTSLADNDLRRLLPRFSPEARQANQVLVDLLRQIADDKAATPAQIALAWVLAQKPWFVPIPGTTKLHRLEENLGALDVELTTGDLHRIEEAAVGIRIQGERLPEQLQSRFGR; this is translated from the coding sequence TTGCGACACCGCAAACTAGGGCAAGGTCTCGAAGTCTCGGCTCTCGGGCTCGGCTGCATGGGCATGAGTTTCTTCTACGGTCAGCCACAGGACACAGCCGAGATGACGAAGCTGCTGCGGGCCGCCGTCGACCGCGGCGTGACGTTCTTCGACACCGCCGAGGTCTACGGCCCGTTCACCAATGAGGACTTGGTCGGCCGGGCGCTGGCACCGGTCCGCGACCAGGTGGTGATAGCCACCAAGTTCGGCATCAAGCACGGCGAGCACGGGCCGACCCCGATGTCCGGGGTGGACAGCAGGCCCGAGCAGATCCGCCGAGTGACCGAGGCATCGCTCAAGCGTCTTCGAACCGACAGCATCGACCTGCTCTACCAGCACCGCGTCGACCCCGACGTACCCATTGAAGACGTGGCCGGCACGGTCAAGGAGCTGATCGCCGAAGGCAAGGTGAAGCATTTCGGCCTGTCCGAGGCCGGTGCCGCGACAATTCGCCGCGCCCACGCCGTGCAGCCGGTGACGGCACTGCAAAGTGAGTACTCGCTCTGGATGCGCGAGCACGAAACCGACATCATTCCGACCCTGGAGGAACTGGGTATCGGTCTGGTGCCCTACAGTCCGCTCGGCAAAGGATTATTGACCGGCAAGATCGATTCCAGTACGTCACTGGCCGACAATGACCTCCGCCGCCTGCTTCCGCGCTTCAGCCCTGAAGCGCGGCAGGCCAATCAGGTTCTGGTCGACCTGCTGCGGCAGATTGCCGACGACAAAGCAGCCACGCCGGCGCAGATCGCTCTCGCCTGGGTGCTGGCGCAGAAGCCGTGGTTCGTGCCGATACCCGGCACCACCAAGCTGCACCGCCTGGAAGAGAACCTGGGCGCACTCGACGTCGAGCTGACAACCGGCGATCTCCACCGGATCGAAGAGGCCGCGGTCGGCATCCGGATCCAGGGCGAACGTCTCCCCGAGCAGTTGCAGTCACGGTTCGGCCGCTGA
- a CDS encoding family 2B encapsulin nanocompartment shell protein — protein MTTPADPTSGPGATPDTEQARTSLATAAARNLATTTKTVPQMQGISSRWLLRVLPWTQVSGGTYRVNRRLTHTLGDGRVEFTSTGSDVRVIPAELRELPPLRDFDDPAVLEALAGRFVQEEHAPGDVLAERGAPADRVVLIAHGKLNRIGAGKYGDETVLGVLADGDHLGEAALLSPDATWEHSVRAVTRVTVLTLPRAEYEQLADRSPALREHLERFRTAQVPPQNKHGEAAIDVISGHVGEPALPGTFVDYELAPREYELSVAQTVLKIHTRVADLYNDPMNQLDQQLRLTIEALRERQEHEMVNNREFGLLHNADLKQRIHTRSGPPTPDDLDELISRRRKTQYLLAHPRTIAAIGREWNARGIYPTGAEIGGTAVRAWRGIPLLPCNKIPINPDQTSSVIAMRVGEENQGVVGLHQTGIPDEYQPGLSVRFMGINEQAVINYLVSAYYSAAVLVPDALGILEDVEIGH, from the coding sequence ATGACCACACCGGCGGACCCGACGTCCGGACCCGGCGCCACCCCGGACACCGAGCAGGCGCGCACCAGCCTGGCGACAGCCGCGGCACGCAATCTGGCCACCACGACCAAGACCGTGCCGCAGATGCAGGGGATCTCCTCCCGCTGGCTGCTGCGCGTGCTGCCCTGGACCCAGGTCTCCGGCGGTACGTACCGCGTCAACCGGCGGCTGACCCACACCCTCGGGGACGGCCGGGTCGAGTTCACCAGCACCGGTTCGGACGTCCGGGTCATCCCCGCGGAGCTGCGGGAGCTGCCGCCGCTGCGCGACTTCGACGACCCGGCGGTGCTGGAGGCGCTGGCCGGCCGGTTCGTCCAGGAGGAGCACGCGCCCGGCGACGTACTGGCCGAGCGGGGCGCGCCGGCCGACCGGGTCGTGCTGATCGCGCACGGCAAGCTGAACCGGATCGGCGCCGGCAAGTACGGTGACGAAACGGTCCTCGGCGTGCTCGCGGACGGCGACCACCTGGGCGAGGCGGCGCTGCTGTCGCCCGACGCGACCTGGGAGCACTCCGTACGGGCCGTGACCCGGGTGACCGTACTGACGCTGCCCCGCGCCGAGTACGAACAGCTCGCGGACCGCTCCCCCGCGCTGCGCGAACACCTGGAACGTTTCCGCACGGCCCAGGTCCCGCCGCAGAACAAGCACGGCGAGGCGGCCATCGACGTCATCTCGGGCCATGTCGGCGAGCCCGCGCTGCCGGGCACCTTCGTCGACTACGAGCTGGCGCCCCGGGAGTACGAGCTGAGCGTCGCGCAGACCGTACTGAAGATCCACACCCGGGTCGCCGACCTCTACAACGACCCGATGAACCAGCTCGACCAGCAGCTTCGGCTGACCATCGAGGCGCTGCGCGAGCGCCAGGAGCACGAGATGGTCAACAACCGCGAGTTCGGCCTGCTGCACAACGCCGACCTCAAGCAGCGCATCCACACCCGCAGCGGCCCGCCCACCCCCGACGACCTCGACGAGCTGATCTCGCGGCGCCGCAAGACCCAGTACCTGCTGGCGCACCCGCGCACCATCGCGGCGATCGGCCGGGAGTGGAACGCCCGCGGCATCTACCCGACCGGCGCGGAGATCGGCGGCACGGCCGTCCGGGCCTGGCGCGGCATCCCGCTGCTGCCGTGCAACAAGATCCCGATCAACCCCGACCAGACCAGCTCGGTCATCGCCATGCGGGTGGGCGAGGAGAACCAGGGCGTGGTGGGGCTGCACCAGACGGGCATTCCCGACGAGTACCAGCCCGGCCTGTCGGTCCGTTTCATGGGCATCAACGAGCAGGCGGTCATCAACTACCTGGTCAGCGCCTACTATTCGGCGGCCGTCCTGGTGCCGGACGCGCTGGGCATCCTGGAGGACGTCGAGATCGGGCACTAG
- a CDS encoding ABC transporter permease, whose amino-acid sequence MSTARKGWGGTARKRPAGPLRRAGLRLLRVLGLPVLLILGWWAYSSANPTFYLPTPGRVATAFAEVWFSARITEDVLPSVGRLLTGYALAGLLGIGLGVAIGSSRTLRAAAEPVLEFFRAVPPPVLVPLIMLLAGLDTAMKVLVIVSGCVWPVLLNTVEGVRAVDEVLDDTGRCFGLRGAARLRHLVLPAASPQIMAGLRQALSIGIILMVIGEMFASTSGLGHTVVLFQRGFAIPEMWSGIVVLGLLGFGLSVAFRAVERRILAWHLARGEERGRHA is encoded by the coding sequence ATGAGCACGGCACGTAAAGGGTGGGGCGGCACGGCACGCAAGCGTCCTGCCGGCCCGCTGCGGCGCGCGGGCCTGCGCCTGCTGCGCGTCCTGGGCCTGCCGGTCCTGCTGATCCTCGGCTGGTGGGCCTACAGCTCCGCCAACCCCACCTTCTACCTGCCGACACCCGGCCGGGTCGCCACCGCCTTCGCGGAGGTGTGGTTCTCGGCGCGGATCACCGAGGACGTCCTGCCCAGCGTGGGCCGGCTGCTCACCGGCTACGCCCTCGCGGGCCTGCTGGGCATCGGCCTCGGCGTCGCCATAGGCTCCTCGCGCACCCTGCGGGCCGCCGCCGAACCCGTACTGGAGTTCTTCCGCGCCGTACCGCCACCCGTCCTCGTCCCGCTCATCATGCTGCTCGCGGGACTGGACACCGCGATGAAGGTCCTGGTCATCGTCTCCGGCTGTGTGTGGCCCGTGCTGCTCAACACCGTCGAGGGCGTCCGCGCCGTGGACGAGGTGCTGGACGACACCGGCCGCTGCTTCGGGCTGCGCGGAGCCGCCCGGCTGCGCCATCTCGTACTGCCCGCCGCGAGCCCGCAGATCATGGCGGGCCTGCGGCAGGCCCTGTCGATCGGCATCATCCTCATGGTCATCGGGGAGATGTTCGCCAGCACCTCCGGCCTCGGCCACACCGTCGTCCTCTTCCAGCGCGGCTTCGCCATACCGGAGATGTGGAGCGGCATCGTCGTCCTCGGACTGCTGGGATTCGGCCTCTCGGTCGCCTTCCGGGCCGTCGAACGCCGCATACTGGCGTGGCACTTGGCACGCGGCGAGGAGCGGGGGCGGCATGCTTGA
- a CDS encoding YwiC-like family protein, which produces MSTSPGRRALRRWIPNQHGAWAMLVVPFLAGAFLGGFDGWHALLLPAWLLAYCAAFHAQQFVRLRRLSRNPRAPRRHLAPLTGFGAAFAVCAVPLAVAHSWLLIAALCAAPFFAVNLGCAYRNRERATVNGIAAVVPACGMLLVSYRLGSGTVDSGAWQAAAACLLYFTGTVLYVKTMIRERGSETFRVASAVYHGLAVLAAVSLDQWLAVPFVLFFVRAMALPARRVRIAVVGAVEVLCSVLLLAFIVCGGLLPG; this is translated from the coding sequence ATGAGCACATCGCCGGGGCGGCGCGCCCTTCGCCGCTGGATACCGAACCAGCACGGCGCCTGGGCCATGCTCGTCGTGCCCTTTCTGGCGGGGGCGTTTCTGGGCGGGTTCGACGGGTGGCACGCCCTTCTGCTGCCCGCGTGGCTGTTGGCCTATTGCGCGGCGTTCCACGCCCAGCAGTTCGTCCGGCTGCGCCGTCTGTCCCGTAATCCGCGGGCGCCGCGCCGCCATCTCGCGCCGCTCACCGGATTCGGCGCGGCATTCGCCGTATGCGCCGTACCGCTCGCGGTGGCGCATTCCTGGCTGCTGATCGCGGCCTTGTGCGCGGCGCCGTTCTTCGCGGTGAACCTCGGCTGTGCGTACCGCAACAGGGAACGCGCCACGGTCAACGGAATCGCGGCCGTGGTGCCCGCCTGCGGAATGCTGCTCGTCTCGTACCGGCTGGGCAGCGGCACCGTCGATTCCGGCGCCTGGCAGGCCGCCGCGGCCTGTCTGCTGTATTTCACCGGGACCGTGCTCTACGTGAAAACGATGATCCGTGAGCGCGGGAGCGAGACCTTCCGGGTGGCGTCGGCCGTCTATCACGGACTCGCGGTCCTGGCCGCCGTCTCGCTGGACCAGTGGCTGGCGGTGCCCTTCGTGCTGTTCTTCGTACGGGCGATGGCGCTGCCCGCGCGCCGGGTGCGGATCGCGGTGGTCGGTGCCGTGGAGGTGCTGTGCTCGGTGCTGCTGCTGGCCTTCATCGTGTGCGGCGGACTGCTTCCCGGCTGA
- a CDS encoding family 2B encapsulin nanocompartment shell protein, producing the protein MTVTDETIPGPGGETQNSSLTTGAARNLATTTKTVPQMQGITSRWLLRLLPWVQVSGGTYRVNRRLTYTVGDGRVDFAVSGTEVSIIPDELRELPALRDFTDSEVLGALGERFVQQEYAPGDVIAAAGTPADRLVLVAHGRVDRIGAGKYGDETVLGALAGGDHLGDDLLTDPAASWPYTYRAVTRVTVMALPREAAQEVTDRSPQLREHLAAAGTDTAPPRNASGESAIEVASGHHGEPRVPGTFADYELTPREYELSVAQTVLRAHTRVGDLYSDPMNQVEEQLRLTIQALRERQEHEMVNNREFGLLHNADLTQRVRTRSGPPTPDDLDELLATVWKDPSFLLAHPKAISAFGRQCSARGLYPTAVDFMGHSLPSWRGVPIFPCNKIPVTADGTSSFLVMRTGEEKQGVVGLHQTGIPDEYEPGLSVRFMGVSDQAIANYLVSTYYSAAILVPDALGILEDVQTGQ; encoded by the coding sequence GTGACGGTTACCGACGAGACAATTCCCGGCCCCGGGGGCGAGACACAGAATTCCAGCCTGACGACGGGCGCGGCACGCAACCTGGCCACCACCACCAAGACCGTCCCGCAGATGCAGGGCATCACCTCGCGCTGGCTGCTGCGGCTGCTGCCCTGGGTGCAGGTCTCGGGCGGCACGTACCGCGTCAACCGGCGGCTGACCTACACCGTCGGCGACGGACGCGTGGACTTCGCCGTCTCCGGCACCGAAGTATCGATCATCCCCGACGAACTGCGCGAACTGCCCGCGCTGCGCGACTTCACCGACAGCGAGGTGCTCGGCGCGCTCGGCGAGCGCTTCGTCCAGCAGGAGTACGCGCCCGGCGACGTGATCGCCGCGGCGGGCACGCCGGCCGACCGCCTGGTGCTCGTCGCACACGGCCGGGTCGACCGGATCGGCGCCGGAAAGTACGGCGACGAAACGGTTCTGGGGGCCCTGGCCGGGGGCGACCACCTCGGCGACGACCTGCTCACCGACCCCGCCGCGTCCTGGCCGTACACCTATCGCGCGGTGACCCGGGTGACCGTCATGGCGCTGCCCCGGGAGGCCGCGCAGGAGGTCACGGACCGCTCCCCGCAGCTTCGCGAACACCTCGCGGCGGCCGGGACGGACACCGCGCCGCCGCGCAACGCCAGCGGCGAGTCGGCCATCGAGGTCGCCTCGGGCCACCACGGCGAACCCCGGGTGCCCGGCACCTTCGCCGACTACGAACTCACGCCGCGCGAGTACGAGCTGAGCGTCGCCCAGACGGTGCTGCGGGCCCACACCCGGGTCGGCGACCTGTACAGCGACCCGATGAACCAGGTCGAGGAACAGTTGCGGCTGACCATCCAGGCGCTGCGCGAGCGCCAGGAGCACGAGATGGTCAACAACCGTGAGTTCGGCCTGCTGCACAACGCCGACCTCACCCAGCGCGTCCGTACCCGCAGCGGTCCGCCCACCCCCGACGACCTGGACGAACTGCTCGCGACGGTCTGGAAGGACCCGTCCTTCCTGCTCGCCCACCCCAAGGCCATCTCCGCCTTCGGCCGGCAGTGCAGCGCCCGCGGACTGTACCCGACGGCGGTCGACTTCATGGGGCACTCACTGCCCTCCTGGCGCGGCGTGCCCATCTTCCCGTGCAACAAGATTCCGGTCACCGCCGACGGCACCAGTTCCTTTCTGGTGATGCGTACCGGCGAGGAGAAGCAGGGTGTCGTCGGCCTGCACCAGACGGGAATTCCCGACGAATACGAACCGGGTCTCTCGGTCCGCTTCATGGGCGTCAGCGACCAGGCGATCGCCAACTACCTGGTGAGCACCTACTACTCCGCCGCGATCCTCGTGCCGGACGCGCTGGGAATTCTGGAAGACGTACAGACCGGCCAATGA
- a CDS encoding ABC transporter ATP-binding protein, with amino-acid sequence MLEITGLGKVYEGRGGVEALRKIDFRVADGDLVCVVGPSGCGKTTLLKCLAGLLTPTTGEVRVAGRRVTGPPPGMAVVFQEYGRSLFPWMTVRKNVELPLREKKVPAPRRRELVEEALSAVGLAGAAAAHPWQLSGGMQQRVAIARAIAYEPQVLLMDEPFAAVDAQTRAELEDLLLTLWQRLGVTTLLVTHDIDEAVYLGRRVIVLSSAPTVVQEDLPIDLPAARDQITTRSAPRFAELRAHVYAQIKQAKTGVTGGEAPAR; translated from the coding sequence ATGCTTGAGATCACCGGGCTGGGCAAGGTCTACGAGGGGCGCGGCGGCGTCGAGGCGCTACGGAAGATCGACTTCCGGGTGGCCGACGGCGACCTGGTGTGTGTCGTGGGGCCGTCCGGCTGCGGCAAGACGACCCTGCTCAAATGCCTCGCCGGGCTGCTGACACCGACCACCGGCGAGGTGCGGGTCGCGGGCCGCCGCGTCACCGGCCCGCCGCCCGGCATGGCCGTCGTCTTCCAGGAGTACGGGCGCAGCCTCTTCCCCTGGATGACCGTACGCAAGAACGTCGAACTCCCGCTGCGCGAGAAGAAGGTGCCCGCGCCACGCCGCCGCGAACTGGTCGAGGAGGCGCTGTCCGCCGTCGGCCTCGCGGGCGCCGCGGCGGCCCACCCGTGGCAGCTCTCCGGCGGCATGCAGCAGCGCGTCGCCATCGCCCGCGCCATCGCGTACGAGCCGCAGGTCCTCCTGATGGACGAACCGTTCGCCGCCGTCGACGCGCAGACCCGGGCGGAGCTGGAGGATCTGCTGCTCACCCTGTGGCAGCGGCTGGGAGTGACGACGCTGCTGGTCACCCATGACATCGACGAGGCGGTGTACCTGGGACGGCGGGTGATCGTCCTGTCCTCGGCGCCCACCGTCGTCCAGGAGGACCTCCCGATCGACCTGCCGGCCGCCCGTGACCAGATCACCACCCGCTCCGCCCCGCGCTTCGCCGAGCTGCGCGCCCACGTCTACGCCCAGATCAAGCAGGCGAAGACCGGCGTGACGGGAGGGGAGGCGCCGGCCCGGTAG
- a CDS encoding ABC transporter substrate-binding protein, giving the protein MYRLRAAAAAAAALLLTLTACGNDGSGPGGDGRDSIEIGALSIVDTAPVHLARSLGFFAKQGIDAKITTVQGGAYSSSGVVSGQFDFGFSNTTTLLTAREQGLPLKAVANGVASTGQAGPGKDYSAVLVPKGSAIKSAKDLPGHKIAVNQLKNIGDTTIRAAVRRAGGDPEKLEFTEIPLPDMPAALAAGRVDAIWTVEPFQTQAIDQGAHEVCWPFAEATDDLTVAMYFTSEKLLREKPDLVKRFTAAINQALAHARTHPEAVREELGKYTKIPPAVIRRIVLPKWPTEINRPSVQAIADFARKDGVLTRPADVGALLP; this is encoded by the coding sequence GTGTATCGCTTACGGGCCGCCGCGGCGGCAGCAGCAGCACTTCTCCTCACCCTCACAGCGTGCGGGAACGACGGGTCCGGGCCGGGCGGCGACGGCCGGGACAGCATCGAGATCGGCGCGCTCTCCATCGTCGACACCGCACCGGTCCACCTCGCGCGGTCGCTCGGCTTCTTCGCCAAGCAGGGCATCGACGCGAAGATCACGACGGTCCAGGGCGGCGCGTACAGCTCCTCCGGCGTCGTCAGCGGCCAGTTCGACTTCGGCTTCAGCAACACCACCACCCTGCTCACCGCCCGTGAACAGGGACTGCCCCTGAAGGCCGTGGCCAACGGGGTGGCCTCCACCGGGCAGGCCGGGCCCGGCAAGGACTACAGCGCCGTCCTCGTGCCCAAGGGCAGCGCGATCAAGTCGGCCAAGGACCTGCCCGGTCACAAGATCGCCGTCAACCAGTTGAAGAACATCGGCGACACCACGATCCGCGCCGCCGTGCGCCGGGCCGGCGGCGACCCCGAGAAGCTGGAGTTCACCGAGATCCCGCTCCCCGACATGCCCGCCGCCCTCGCCGCCGGGCGGGTGGACGCCATCTGGACCGTGGAGCCCTTCCAGACGCAGGCCATCGACCAGGGTGCCCACGAGGTGTGCTGGCCCTTCGCCGAGGCCACCGACGACCTCACCGTCGCCATGTACTTCACCAGCGAGAAACTGCTCCGCGAGAAACCGGACCTGGTCAAGCGTTTCACCGCCGCCATCAATCAGGCGCTGGCGCACGCCCGTACCCACCCCGAGGCGGTACGCGAGGAACTCGGCAAGTACACCAAGATCCCGCCCGCGGTGATCCGCCGGATCGTGCTGCCGAAGTGGCCGACCGAGATCAACCGCCCGTCCGTGCAGGCCATCGCCGACTTCGCCCGCAAGGACGGGGTCCTCACACGGCCCGCCGACGTCGGCGCGCTGCTGCCGTGA
- a CDS encoding L,D-transpeptidase, translating into MPPAPVPHHRRTPRRARAVLALVPLLGIGALTACGGPAASASKGAPVRVSLSAANGVKTVQAGDKLQVSAEGGRLVKVVVTDPKGRRLPGGLGDGGRVWTSHEPTVPDTRYSVAAEARNAQGGTNTVKESLTTAQADQLNKLVLNPGSQGATVGVAQPVSVTFDFPVTDKAAVEKHLKVTTDNGTAGAWGWVKDFSGKDRVDWRPKEYWRPGTKVGLRADLNGVDSGGGRYFAKDYDLNFTIGDRHVITVDLDSKQLTFTENGKEVKDIPFSAGKPDPRHSTWTGIFPLMAKEGTIIMDSGTAGPGDADGRTVRDAMKLTSSGTYAHAAPWNAGKVGRVNDSSGCIGLTDADADWLYSKVRVGDPFEVIGSSERGKAAENNGLGDWMVDWPQWQKKSALPSSS; encoded by the coding sequence ATGCCCCCTGCCCCCGTCCCGCACCACCGTCGCACGCCACGCCGTGCGCGGGCCGTGCTGGCCCTGGTGCCGCTGCTCGGCATCGGTGCGCTGACCGCCTGCGGAGGCCCCGCGGCGTCCGCGTCGAAAGGCGCTCCGGTACGGGTGTCGCTGAGCGCGGCGAACGGCGTGAAGACGGTGCAGGCCGGGGACAAACTGCAGGTCAGCGCGGAGGGCGGCCGTCTGGTCAAGGTCGTCGTGACCGACCCGAAGGGCCGCCGGCTGCCCGGCGGGCTGGGCGACGGCGGCCGGGTGTGGACCTCTCACGAGCCGACCGTCCCGGACACCAGGTACTCGGTCGCGGCCGAGGCCCGCAACGCGCAGGGCGGCACGAACACGGTCAAGGAGTCGCTGACCACCGCCCAGGCCGACCAACTGAACAAGCTCGTGCTGAACCCCGGCTCGCAGGGCGCCACCGTCGGCGTGGCGCAGCCCGTCTCGGTCACCTTCGACTTCCCGGTGACCGACAAGGCCGCCGTGGAGAAGCACCTGAAGGTCACCACCGACAACGGCACGGCCGGCGCGTGGGGCTGGGTCAAGGACTTCTCCGGCAAGGACCGGGTGGACTGGCGGCCGAAGGAGTACTGGCGGCCGGGCACCAAGGTCGGGCTGCGCGCCGATCTGAACGGCGTGGACTCCGGCGGCGGCCGCTACTTCGCCAAGGACTACGACCTGAACTTCACCATCGGCGACCGCCACGTGATCACGGTCGACCTGGACAGCAAGCAACTGACGTTCACCGAGAACGGAAAGGAGGTGAAGGACATCCCCTTCTCCGCCGGCAAGCCGGATCCGCGGCACTCCACCTGGACAGGCATCTTCCCGCTGATGGCGAAGGAGGGCACGATCATCATGGACTCCGGGACCGCGGGACCGGGCGACGCGGACGGAAGGACGGTCCGTGACGCCATGAAGCTCACCAGCTCCGGCACCTACGCGCACGCGGCGCCGTGGAACGCCGGCAAGGTGGGCCGGGTGAACGACAGTTCCGGCTGCATCGGCCTGACCGACGCCGACGCCGACTGGCTTTACTCCAAGGTCCGCGTCGGTGACCCGTTCGAGGTCATCGGTTCCTCCGAACGGGGGAAGGCGGCCGAGAACAACGGACTCGGGGACTGGATGGTCGACTGGCCCCAGTGGCAGAAGAAGAGCGCCCTTCCATCGAGCAGCTAA
- a CDS encoding phosphodiester glycosidase family protein, translated as MKNRFVRARAVLTALTAWGVLAGSGVASGATAQDGAPQPGHAARVAPGVTYRAFDLAVGRGTAHAHLLTVDLTDRRVAVDLLYPGVVGARAPVSRLADARSAVAAVNADFFNITETQHPGVEATGAPVGPAIASGRHLKAAVPDGQRFGPALPPGTNTKDVIGVGFDRRARLDRLSLRGAVLTPAGALPLKGLNQYALPVNGIGAFTSRWGPTSRVRATCGTDTDRAAPCSTETYELTVRQGRVTEATQVPGRGGIPRGTTTLVGREEGARQLRKLHVGDRVRVGHALTGRRPAPLRFAVGGFPIVRGDEPLAGLDTVTPAVRTAAGVGANGRRLLLLALDGAPGRAGMTVRELADLMVQLGARDAVNLDGGGSSTLVTREPGSPGSTVRNHPSAGAERPVPNGIGVFARG; from the coding sequence GTGAAGAATCGATTCGTTCGTGCACGGGCGGTGCTGACGGCGCTCACGGCCTGGGGCGTACTGGCCGGGAGCGGAGTGGCCTCCGGGGCCACCGCGCAGGACGGCGCCCCGCAGCCGGGGCACGCGGCCCGCGTCGCGCCGGGCGTGACGTACCGCGCCTTCGACCTCGCGGTGGGGCGCGGCACCGCGCACGCCCACCTTCTGACGGTGGATCTGACCGACCGGCGGGTCGCGGTGGACCTGCTGTACCCCGGCGTGGTCGGCGCGCGGGCCCCGGTCTCCCGGCTGGCCGACGCGCGGTCCGCGGTGGCCGCCGTCAACGCGGACTTCTTCAACATCACCGAGACCCAGCACCCCGGCGTGGAGGCGACCGGCGCCCCCGTGGGCCCGGCCATCGCCTCGGGGCGGCACCTGAAAGCGGCGGTGCCCGACGGCCAGCGCTTCGGCCCCGCCCTGCCGCCCGGTACGAACACCAAGGACGTCATCGGCGTGGGCTTCGACCGCCGCGCGCGGCTGGACCGGCTGTCCCTGCGCGGCGCCGTCCTGACCCCGGCGGGCGCGCTCCCCCTGAAGGGCCTGAACCAGTACGCGCTGCCGGTGAACGGCATCGGCGCGTTCACGTCCCGGTGGGGCCCCACCTCGCGGGTCCGGGCGACGTGCGGCACGGACACCGACCGGGCCGCGCCGTGCAGCACGGAGACGTACGAGCTCACGGTCCGGCAGGGCCGGGTGACGGAAGCGACGCAGGTGCCCGGCCGGGGCGGCATCCCCCGCGGGACGACGACGCTGGTCGGCCGGGAGGAGGGCGCCCGGCAACTGCGCAAGCTGCACGTCGGCGACCGGGTCCGGGTCGGCCACGCCCTGACCGGCAGGCGGCCCGCACCGCTGCGCTTCGCCGTCGGCGGCTTCCCGATCGTCCGTGGCGACGAGCCGCTGGCCGGCCTGGACACCGTCACCCCCGCCGTACGGACCGCCGCCGGCGTCGGCGCGAACGGGCGCCGACTGTTGCTGCTGGCCCTGGACGGCGCGCCGGGACGGGCCGGGATGACCGTACGCGAACTGGCCGACCTGATGGTCCAGTTGGGCGCCCGGGACGCGGTCAACCTGGACGGCGGCGGGTCCTCCACGCTCGTCACGCGCGAGCCGGGCAGCCCCGGGTCGACCGTGCGCAACCACCCGTCAGCAGGCGCGGAACGGCCGGTCCCGAACGGCATCGGCGTGTTCGCGCGAGGGTGA
- a CDS encoding ABC transporter permease, whose amino-acid sequence MSAPRAAGLGLLGLACLFAVAEAVPRLGLVDPRHLPPATAILRRLATELGDATLWTALGETLRSWALGLAIACCLAVALGVLIDAVPGLRAATASTIEFLRPIPSVALIPLATLLFGAETGSTLLLVVYAAFWQVLIQVLYGVADVDPVARETARSYRFGRWAHLRHLVWPTALPYVLTGVRLAAAVAFILAVTAELVIGSPGLGLRIQLAQSGGAVTEVYALIVLTGLVGITVNTAVRAVERRVLAWHPSVRGEAAR is encoded by the coding sequence ATGAGCGCGCCGCGCGCCGCCGGCCTCGGCCTCCTGGGCCTGGCCTGCCTCTTCGCCGTCGCCGAGGCGGTGCCCCGGCTCGGCCTCGTCGACCCCCGCCACCTGCCGCCCGCCACCGCCATCCTGCGCCGCCTCGCCACCGAACTGGGCGACGCGACCCTGTGGACCGCTCTCGGCGAGACCCTGCGCTCCTGGGCGCTGGGCCTCGCCATCGCCTGCTGCCTGGCCGTCGCCCTCGGCGTCCTCATCGACGCCGTACCCGGGCTGCGCGCCGCCACCGCCTCGACCATCGAGTTCCTGCGGCCCATCCCGTCCGTGGCCCTGATCCCGCTGGCCACCCTCCTCTTCGGCGCCGAGACCGGCTCCACCCTCCTCCTCGTCGTCTACGCCGCCTTCTGGCAGGTGCTCATCCAGGTGCTGTACGGCGTCGCCGACGTGGACCCGGTCGCCCGCGAGACCGCCCGCAGCTACCGCTTCGGCCGCTGGGCCCACCTGCGCCACCTCGTATGGCCGACGGCCCTGCCGTACGTGCTGACCGGCGTGCGCCTGGCCGCCGCGGTGGCCTTCATCCTCGCGGTGACCGCCGAACTGGTCATCGGCAGCCCCGGGCTGGGGCTGCGCATCCAGCTCGCCCAGTCCGGCGGCGCGGTCACCGAGGTCTACGCGCTGATCGTGCTGACCGGGCTGGTCGGGATCACTGTCAACACGGCGGTACGGGCCGTCGAGCGCCGGGTGCTCGCCTGGCACCCGTCCGTACGGGGCGAGGCGGCGCGATGA